TGCCCATCCAGAAGTAGAGCGCCTGATTGACGTTTCGCATGACAACGTTGTTGAAGGTGATGTTCTCACACCGGGTCCCCCTGACAATGTTGGGCCGCCCCGGCAAGATGCTGACGATGTCGAGTCCGATGTCCGTATCGAAGATTGTCAGGTTGCTGAATGAACAGTTTCGAATGATGGAGTCGCCCTCATAACCGATTCGCACGCCACAGGCCGGCACGGAGCACAGAACACAATTGGTCACCGTGATATTCTCGCAGGGCTTGTCTTCCCCGAGCAGTCCCGCGTCGCTCTTGATGGCGATGGCGTCGTCGCCGCCATCGATCGAACAATTGGCGATGCGCACATCGCTGCAACAGTCGATGTCGATCCCGTCGGTGTTCGGACCGTCGTGAGGATTGCGAATGGTAATGCCGTCGATAGTGACGTTGTTGCAGCCGATCGTCCAAAGGGTATAACAGGACGAATTGGCCAGGGTAACATCACGGACCCGAAGGGAATCGCCTTTCACAATTGCTATTAGCGCCCGCGGACGGTTCGGCATGGGCTTTCTGACCATCGCAGAAAGCATCTCCTCGAACCAGAACTTCGAGCCTTGGCCATCAATGGTTCCCCGGCCTTCAATCGAGACGTTTTGGACGCCCTCGCCATAAATAAGAAACCCTCCCCCGACGACTTCAGGGATTCCAAAGGATGGGGCATCGGGGTCTTGTCGAACAGCCGGAGGATAGTCTTCCGGGCGCGCGCTTCCTCGAAGCACGGCATTCGCTTCCAGCAGAAGGCGGACATTGTCTTTCAGGAACACGCTTCCTGAGAGATACACGCCCGGCGAAAAGTACACGGTTCCTCCGCCGGCCGCGGTGCACGCATCGATGGCCTTCTGGATGGCCGCCGTGTCGAGCGCGGTTCCATCTCCAACGGCGCCAAATTCCTGAACGCGAACCACCACGGGGGAAGGCGCTTCCAGGGCCTCACGCTGCGATTCGGGCGACCCGGCAACCAGTGTGATGGCCAGGAGACGGAGGAAAAGTGTGCGGCTAATCATTCGATACTCCTTAGAAACGGGATCCAGGCCAAACCAACGCCGGCTGCCGGTTCCCGTCGAACGGACGGTCAGCGCGCGCCTCGCGTTGTCCTTCACGGAACATGGTAACCGAGCCTCGGGCGAATTGTATCCGCAACGCAATTGTGGGATGCTTGCGTGTGTTTTATCAAATTGAGAGGTATCGTGCCATGCTGCTTTCAGTCCTTTGCTTTGCGTCGCTTATCGTGTTGACTGCGCCGGAACCCGAGGCCGTCTCGACGGGGCCGTTCCCTGACCCACTGGTTCTGGAGAACGGACAGCGCGTCGAGACAAAGGAGAACTGGGAGGCGCGCCGGTCAGAGATGCGCGGTCTCCTGTTGCGCCACGAGTACGGCAGCGTGCCGTCTTCCTCTGTGCCGGTCAAACTGGCCGAGACCGTTGCGCAAGAAACGCAGAACGGCGGCATCACCGCGTTCCGATCGGTGCGTTTGGCCGTCGGTTCCGAGAATCCTTTTCCCGTGCAGGTGGAGATCTATCTGCCGGCAGGCGGCGCTGGCCCGTATCCGGCGATTCTGCGCGTTGGCCTGGGGTGCCCGATCATCAAGGAGATCAACGAGCGCGGATACATCTTCGCATGCTACGAGAACAAAGATTTTGATCCCGATACGCACGGCGCCGACAAAATCGGCCCTGCGCAGGCGATGTTCCCCGACTGTGATTGGGGAAGCCTGGGCGCGTGGGCGTGGGGCGCATCGCGTGTGATGGATTACCTCGTGACGCTTCCCGAGGTCGACGCGAAGCATGTGGCAGTTACCGGGCATTCGCGGACCGGGAAGACGGCTTTGTTGGCCGGAGCATTGGACGAACGGTTCGCGGCGGTGGTTCCGAACGGGTCCGGATGCGGGGGCGCCGCGGCGTACCGGCGCTATGGACCCGACTGCGAAACGCTGGAACTCATCACTCGGCCATCGAGATTTGTCAGTTGGTTCCAGAAAGACTTTCGCCAGTTTGCAGGGAAAGAAAACGAGTTGCCGTTCGATCAGCATTTCTTGCGCGCGCTGGTTGCGCCCCGGCCGGTCCTGTCTACCGACGCCTTGGGGGATTTGTGGGCCAATCCTATCGGGACGGCGGCAGCCTGGCGCGCGGCGCAACCCGNNNNNNNNNNNNNNNNNNNNNNNNNNNNNNNNNNNNNNNNNNNNNNNNNNNNNNNNNNNNNNNNNNNNNNNNNNNNNNNNNNNNNNNNNNNNNNNNNNNNTGGCGTGTTGACGGCTGTGTTTCTCCTGGCAGGAGGTCTCTTGCCGGCTCCCTGGCAGGCGCGGGCGGCGGCGGAGCCGCTCAGGATCGGTTCCGAGAAGCAGCTTTTCCTCGACGACCGTGTGATCGCGTCGAGCACGAACGTCGAGCGCGTGATGAATCCGCCGTATCAGCCGTTGGAGCCGGTGCTGATTGCCAATGCGCCGTGGGAACTCGCCGAACGCGCCCATGTGTGGAATTCGGCCACCGTGCGTAAGGAAGACGGAAAGATCCGGCTCTGGTACCACCTGCTCACCTTGCGCGAGGAGACGCCGGAGACGGGTCCCGTGGCGAAAGGCGAGTATGTCGCGTATGCTGAATCCGAGGACGGTATTCATTTCGTCAAGCCTGAGTTGGGGCTTCACGAATTCGGCGGAACCACGGCCAACAGCATCGTCATCCCGAACTGCCGCGGAGTGGCCGCATGGGTGGACCCCCAAGCGCCGCCCGAGGCGCGTTACCGCACGCAGACGAAAGGCCCTCAGGGGCGGCTCACATTTCACCACAGTCCTGACGGTATTCATTGGGAGCTGACGCGGGCCATAGATATCGGCGATTGCGATACGCAGAGCATGGCGTTCTGGGACGAGACCCTGGGCCGGTACGTGCTGTATACCCGCAAGTGGGTCAGGTTCGAGAACAAATCCCATAGCTATCGTTACCACCGGCGCATGGAGTCGAACGACCTCGAGCATTGGGACAACGAGGTGCAGGTGCTGGGGGCCGACGAGGCCGATTTGGCAACGTATGAGACGTCAACCGGGCAGCCGCCTGTTGATTATTACGGCGCGTGCGTGTTTCGTTATCCCGATTCGCGAGGTATGTACGTCATGGTCGGCCATGCTTTATGGCACTGGTTCGCTCGCGAACCCCTGCAATCGCTGGGACCCGACCAGTTGGATGATCGCCTCTGCGCAGGGCGTGACGGCAAGGAGTTTGCGCGTCTGGGCGGAAGGCTTCCATTTCTGCGGCTAGGGCCAAGCGGCACGTGGTTCTCACGGCACGTGTGGACCGCATCAGCGCCGATCGAGATGGGCAACGAGCTCTGGCTCTACTACTGGGGTTCCAACATGGACCACGCCGGCAATATCGATCCCGCGGCGCAGGGGGAGATTCGGTGCGGCCTCGGGCGCGCGATTCTGCGGCTAGACGGATTCGTCTCGCTCGATGCCGGTTATGCGTGGGGCGAGTTCACCACGCCGCCGNNNNNNNNNNNNNNNNNNNNNNNNNNNNNNNNNNNNNNNNNNNNNNNNNNNNNNNNNNNNNNNNNNNNNNNNNNNNNNNNNNNNNNNNNNNNNNNNNNNNTCCCTCGCGTATGGTTTACTTTTGGGCTTAGTTCCAAGCGGCCAAACGTTGGAGAGAGGAGCTTTCATGAAAGCCGGATTTGCCTCGCGGTGCATCACGCCGTTATTGGGAAAAGAAGTGCCCGGACTCTTCGAGAAACGGTATGCGCAGGGAGTACATGACGACCTTTTTGTGCGCGCCGCGGTTGTTGACGACGGCAAAACGAGCATCGCCATGGTGCAGTGCGACACGATCAAGATCTCGGTTGCAATGACGGCCCGCGCCCGCAAGATGGCCGAGGCGCTCTGCGGCATCCCCGGCAAGAACTGCTTTCTCTCAGCTACGCATACCCACTCGGGGGGACCGGTTTTCGGGTCGTTCATCTCGGAGGCCGACACCGAGTACCAGGATTTCATTGCCGATCAGGCGGCCCATGCCATCGCCGAGGCGTACCGCGTACGGCGTCCGGTGCGGGTGGGAACGGGCGCGTGTCCGGCAGAAGGGGTTGCGTTCAACCGCCGGTTCGTCATGAAGGACGGCTCGCAAATCACGCATCCCGGGAAAATGAACCGGGACATCGTTGCCCCTGCGGGGCCTGCCGACCCGACCGTTACCGTCGTGGGGTTTTGCCCCGCGGACGAAACCGAGCCCATCGGGGCGATCGTGAACTTCGCGTGTCACGCGACGCATATGAACGGCGTCCTGTATTCCGCCGATTATCCCAAGTACGTCGTCGACACGTTGCGGGCAATCTACGGTGAGGAATTCGGAGTGGTGTATTTGAATGGGGCATGCGGCGACGTGACGCAGGTGGACAACCAGAGCCCGCGTCCCGGTGAATTCGGCGAGTATTGGTGCAAGCGCACGGGGCGGTCGGTCGGGGCAGCAGCTCTTCAAGCCCTGGCCAAGCTGGACTATTTCACGAAGGCCACGGTTGACGCGGCCGCCAGGAGTCTCCTGGCGCCCATTCGCAAGAGCACTCCGCAACAGGTCAGGGCCGCGCGGGAAATGGCCCGGAAATTCGCACCCGACCCCAAGAACATCGACACCATCTATGCCCATTGCTTGCTTCAGGTCGAGAAGATGCGCAGGGCGCGCCCGAAAGAACGCCTCGAAATCATGGGTGTGCGCATCGCCGACGCGTGTTTCTGGGGCGTGCCCGGCGAATACTTCCAGGAATTCGCCCAAAACGTGCGCCAAAAGTCGGAATTCCCCCACACCTGCTGCGTAGAGCTCGCTAACGGCTATTTCGGCTACATCTGTACCGAGGAAGCATTCAAGGGCGGCGGGTACGAGATCCGCACCGCCCCGAGCAGCTATCTCGCCGAGGATACGGGCCGTCGCATCCAGAAAACCGGCGAACGGGTCGTGGCGCTCCTATACGACGCGGGGCGAATTGAGATCGCCAGGCTTCCGGAAAAACGCGCATGGGAAAGCCAGGACGACGACGATGCCCTCGGCGGTATCCACCAAATCAAGAAAAAGCCGTAGCGCCGCGTTGCCGGACCCCGAAAGAGCGCCTTGGCGTGTTACTCGGAATTGCCGGACTAGACGGACCCCGGGGGACGGGGGACGTCATTGGGCCCGGGACATGATGCGCGGTGGCCCACGGAGCTTCCGTGAAACCATAAATATAATCATCGCAATCTCTTACAAGACTCTCGGGATTGGCTTCGCATGCAGTGCGGGGGGCACAAAACTTGCTATACGCCGTTGAAATCGGTATACTTGGGTTCTTTCGCCAGGCAACAAAACACTTTCTAGATAGCATGAAGGAGCGCAGATGGTACGCAGTATGACTGGTTTTGGTAAGGCCGCATGTACCTGCCAGGACCAGGAGATTTCGCTCGAATTATCCTCTGTAAACCACCGGTATCTGGATTGTTCGTTCCGGCTGGGCAACTCGTGGGTGTCTCTTGAGCCGGTTTTCAAGGGTGTTGTGCGCAAACACGTGTCTCGCGGTAAGATCCAGGTGACGGTCAACCGGCGGAAGATAACGACCTCGGCGGAAACCGTCCGGCTGGACACGGGTCTTGCGCGGCAGTATATGGACGCGTTGCGCGAATTGGCCGCGATGATGGGGNNNNNNNNNNNNNNNNNNNNNNNNNNNNNNNNNNNNNNNNNNNNNNNNNNNNNNNNNNNNNNNNNNNNNNNNNNNNNNNNNNNNNNNNNNNNNNNNNNNNCGCGCTCGAATACAGGAATTGGCATCGGATGTTTCAATCACGGAGGAGCGTATCGCCATCGAGGTGGCGCTTCTGGCCGATAAAGGCGACGTGACCGAAGAGACGGTGCGTCTCAAGACCCATTTGGCGCATATGGAGGAGCTGTTGGAGTCCGACGAGCCCGTCGGACGGCGTCTGGATTTTCTCTCGCAGGAAATCCAGCGCGAAGTGAATACGCTGGGCGTTAAGACACGGGACTGCGAGGTGGCGAAGTACGTCCTTGACATGAAGAGCGAGTTGGAGAAGATTCGCGAGCAGGTTCAAAACGTCGAATAGATGATGGGTGCGGCGAAGAAAGGCGATGTGTTTGTGCTGTCCTCGCCCTCGGGAGCGGGGAAGAGCATCATTCTCAGCCGGGCACGGCTCGCGGATCCGGCTATTCTGGTTTCGGTATCCGCCACAACGCGGTCTCCCCGTAAAGGGGAGACCGACGGCTGCGATTATTACTTCTTGTCGCATGCGGAGTTCATGAGGCGCGTGGATGGCGGCGAGTTCCTGGAATGGGCCGAGGTACATGGCAACCTTTACGGAACATTGCGCTCCGAAATGGACCGCCTGGCGGCATCGGGACAGGATGCGGTGCTCGAGGTCGACGTGCAGGGGGCGGCAAGTCTGCGCGCTCTCGGGTGTGCGATAGTGTCCGTGTTCATTATGCCGCCGTCGCTCGAAGAGTTGGAGCGGCGTCTCAGGCAACGCGGCACGGATACGGCGGAAGTCATCGCCCTGCGGGTAAAGAACGCCCGTGGGGAGATGGCGCGATACAAAGAATACGATTTCGTCATCGTCAACGATGACCTGGATACGGCCGTGGCCGATTTTCAGGCGATAATTCGGGCCCGGCGGTGTCGCGCAGAACGCTTCGAGTGCCGTCTGGAAGACGGCGGCGAGGCGTCCAGGGCGAAGGTGTAAGCAGAGAGGCTGCCCGCAGTGATGAACGGCGGCGGGCAGGCGAAGAGGAGGATGTGGCAGAGATGGCAAGAATGTACTCCCCGGAAGATTTTGCGGGAAAGACCGACAGTCTGTATCGATTGGTGCTTGCCGCGGCGCGCCGGGCGGCTCAACTCTCGAAACCCGATGCGCGCCCACTGGTGCCGGTGCGCTCAAAGAAACCCACGGTCGTGGCCCTCGAGGAAATCCTGGAAGGCAAAGTGGCGGTGGGCGAGGCCAGTACAGATGAAGAGGGCTACTTCGACTAAAGAGATCGTCCTGGGTGTTACGGGGTCGATCGCCGCGTACAAAGCCTGCGATATCGCGTCCCGGCTGGTCGAGAACGGGTATACGGTGACGCCGGTGTTGACGGCCTCCGCGCAGCGCCTGGTGGGTCCCGCGACGTTCGAGGCGTTGACGGGCCGCAGGGTCATCACGGGGATGTTCGAACCGTTCGCAAACCCGGAGATCGAGCACATCGCCGTGGCCCAGCGCGCCAACCTGTTTCTGATTGCTCCCGCAACAGCCAACATTATTGCCAAGGCCGCGCGCGGCATCGCCGACGATTGGCTCAGCACGACGCTGCTGGCTACGAGAGCGCCGATCGTTTTTGCGCCTGCCATGAACACCAATATGTACAATCATCCGGCCACACAGGAGAACATCAAGATACTAAAATCGCGGGGCTGCAGGTTTGTGGGGCCGGGGACGGGCAAGCTGGCGTGCGGCGCGGTTGGAATCGGCCGCATGCTCGAAGTGTCACGAATTCTCGAGGCGGTCGAGATCGCGTTGCACGAGACGAAGGACCTGGCGGGTTTGTTCGTCGTGCTCACCGCCGGAGGAACCCGGGAACCCATAGACCCGGTGCGTTTTATCGCGAATCGGTCTTCGGGCAAGATGGGCCGCGCGTTGGCAATGGAAGCCATGAAGCGCGGGGCCCGCGTTACCGTCATCGCCGGGCATATGGATGTGCCCCCTCCCGAGGGCGCCGAAGTGATCGTCGCGGAGACGGCAAGCAGCATGGCGGAAGTGGCCCTGAGCCTGGCGCAGGACGCCGACGTCTTCGTAGGGGCCGCGGCTGTTGGCGACTACCGCGTCGAGAGTCCCGCCACTACGAAACACAAACGCAGCGGCCTAGGGGTCCAGGTCGACCTGGTGGAGAATCCCGATGTCATCAGCCAGGTCAGCGCCGTAAAACGGGACGGTCAGGTTGTTGTAGGTTTCGCGGCAGAGACCGACGACCTGATCAAGAACGCGAAGACCAAGCTGAAGAAGAAGAAGCTCGACCTGATAGTGGCAAACAGGGTCGACATGGCAGATTCGGGTTTTGGCACGGATACGCTGCGTGGAAGCCTGATAGATGCCGATGGAAACGTCGAGGACCTTGACCTCGTCAGCAAGGAAGACGTTGCCAGGATTCTGTTCGACCGCGTTTCCGGCCTTCTGGATTAAGGGGTAAGGGCGATCCGCCGCCCCTCCTTGGCCGACTCATAGGCCGCCAGCACCAATTCGAGGGCGATACGGCCGTCCTTGCCCGTGGCGGCCGGCGGCGTACCGTTCAGCAGGTTGTCGACCCATGGGCGCGGCACCGCGGCGATCCGGTCTCCCTGGCTTGCCGGTTTTGGGATATCGAACGTCTGCCACGCGCGCGTATCGTAGCGGAACAGTTTCAGCGCATGCCCATCAGGACATCCAGGAACGCTGCACGAGGGCCCATCGCCGTAATTCTGGATGAGCATGCCCTTGTCTCCGTAGATTTCCGTGGTGCATTCGCCGGCGTCTACCGTCGAGCTGTTGAATATCGCGGCCATCGCGCCGTTTTCCAGCCGGAAAAGGGCAATGCCGTTGTCGTCGGGGGCGACGGAGGTCAGAACGTTGTCGATTTCAGCCATGACGCTGACGGGCTTGCCGAAGGTCCAGCACAGCCAGTCGATGGGATGGGCAGCGTCATCAGCGAACATGCCGATGTTGGTTTCGGCGCGAATATGCCAATTCGTAGGGCCGTTGATGAATGCTTCGCTGAATAACACGGGAATGCAGTGTCGGCGCCGGACCACGCCGATGCTTCCCAGCGCGCCGGTCCGCACCAGTTCACGCATTTTGATGTTGGCGGGGTCGTGGCGCATCTGCCATGCCATTGCGAGGATGATGTTGCTGGCGGCCGCGGCATCGTTCATACGGTCGCATTCGTCGAGCGTCATGGCCATGGGTTTCTGAAGGAGGATATGCTTGCCGGCCGCGGCGGCGGCGATGCAGAGTTCGGCGTGGCGGCTGGTTTCGCTTCCGATCATGACCGCCTGGACCCGCGCATCCGCCAGCACCCCGTCGACGGTGCTCTCGTATTGCATGCCCGTACGCGCGCAGATGGGCCGCGCGCGCTCGGCATTGTCGTCGTACGCCGAAATCAGCCGCACATCCGGAAAGTCTTTCATGACATCCGCGTACATGCCCACATGGCCGTGGGCAAAACTCAGCACGCCGATTCCGAGTGGGGGCTTCATGAATATCTCCTTTCATTCGAGGTGCATACTCCTAATTTAGAGCACGCGGCGAGCGCAAGTAAAGGAGAGAAGCCGCCGGGGGTGCAACAAGCGCAACGGACCGCGCGGCTTTGCCTGGCAAAACCTTGGGTCAGGGACGGCGAATTGATGGCGTGCTTTCTTTGTGCATTGAAGGTGTGCTTAAATCATAGGGTGCGGATGGTCTGGCGCAGTCGAAGAAATGAGGGCCGTTTTATGGAGGAAGTTATCCGAGTACAGGCGACGGATGCACTGATCGTGGTGGATATCCAGAAGGATTTCTGCCGTGGGGGGGCGCTGGCGGTAGAAGATGGGGATGCTGTCGTGCCGGTCTTGAACCGGTTGATACCGAAATTCGGGTGCGTGGTGTTCACGCGAGACTGGCATCCCGTTAATCATTGCAGCTTTGACGACGAACCGAGATTCGAGGACAAGAGCTGGCCGCCGCATTGCGTGGCCGACACTCCCGGCGCCGAGTTCCATAAAGATTTGAAACTGCCCAGTCACGCGATTGTCATCAACACGGCAACCGAGCCAGACGAAGAAGCATATAGCGGTTTCCACGGCACCGAGTTGAAGGAGCGCCTTAACGAGCGCGGGGTCGCACGGGTATTTGTGGGCGGCCTGGCAACGGACTACTGCGTTAAGTACACCGTTCTGGACGCCATACGGGAGGGATTCGAGGTGGTCCTGGTGGAAGATGCCTGCCGCGGCATCGATATCCCCCGGGGTACCGCGGCCGAGGCCCTTGCTGAAATGCGCCAGACCGGGGCCGTGCTAGTCCGCGCGGAGGACGTGAAGTAATGCCTGCGAAACCGTGGTGCCAACGCGAAGGGTTGGCGCTTCTGACCGACCTCTATGAGCTGACGATGGTCGCCGGCTTCTGGAAAGAGCGCCGTGCTGACCAGCGCGTATGCTTCGAGTACTTTTTCCGGCGCCTTCCTCCGAACGCGGGGTTCGCGGTCGCCGCGGGACTGGGCCCGTTTCTACAGTATTTGGAGAACCTCCGTTTCAGCGACGAAGATATCGCGTACCTGGATACGCTGGGCTTGTTCGACGAGGCGTTTCTCGGCTATCTGCGGGGGTTCAGCCCGAGTCTGACCGTCCGCGCGGCGCCGGAAGGCTCACTGGTTTTCCCCTACGAGCCGATTGTCCAGGTGGAAGGACGGATTCTCGAAGCGCAACTGGTGGAAACGGCGCTCTTGAACACGTTGAACTATCAGACGCTTATCGCGACCAAAGCCGCGCGGATCTGCCTGGCGGCCGAAGGCGAGCCCGTAATGGAATTTGGTTTGCGCCGTGCGCATGGTCCGGACGGCGGTCTCAGCGGTTCCCGCGCGGCTTACGTCGGAGGATGTGCCTCGACCTCGAACGTCCTCGCCGGGAAGATCTATGACATCCCCGTATCCGGTACGCATGCTCACAGTTGGGTGATGAGTTTTCCAAGCGAGTTGGAGGCGTTCCGGGCGTTCGCGCGGAACTATCCCGACCGGTGCGTGTTGCTGGTCGATACGTACGACACTCTGCGGAGCGGCGTGCCCAATGCGATCACGGCCTTCAAGGAACTGCACGCGAACGGGCACAAGACGCGCCCCGCAATCCGTCTGGACTCGGGCGATTTGGCCAAGTTGAGCAAACTCGCGCACGGCATGATGACGGAATCGGGATTCACCAACCCGCTTATCGTTGCATCCAACGATCTCGATGAAGATTTGATAGCGGACCTGAAACGGCAAGGCGCGAAGATCAACGCCTGGGGCGTCGGCACGCATCTGATCACGTCGGGGGACTGTCCGGCCTTGAGCGGGGTATACAAACTGGTGGCCGTCGCCGATGGCGAGACGTGGCGGCCGCGCATCAAGATATCCTCCAACATCGACAAGGCAACCGACCCCGGCCGGAAGCATCCGGTCCGTTTCTTTGACAGTCAAGGCCATCCCGTGGGAGACGTCTTGTATACCAACGGCGAACCGATCTCGAGAACGGGTGATATCGAAGGCCGCCGGCGGAGCGATCCGCACATTCGCGCTCGGATTCTGCATGCCGCACGCGGCGAAGACCTTTTTGAGACTTATGTTGAACGGGGCGAACGCAAAATTGCTCAACCCCCGTTGGCGGACATCCGGGAAAGGGCTCAACGGGGTATCGCGTCGCTTCCGGACGAGTTCAAGCGGTTGCGCAACCCCGAGATTTACCGAGTCATGCTGTCGGAATCGGTCGGAAGGGGTAAAGCCGAACTCCTGGAGAATCCGGATCTTGCCTGAGCGGTATGGGCGTTCCACGGCGGCCAAAGGGTTAGAATAAGAGGATACGGTCATCAGTGCAGAACCAAGGGGCGAAGTAGAGCTATGCGATTGGTCAAGATCGGAGTGGCCTCGGTCTCAGTGAAGGTGGGCGACTTCACGGGGAACGCCGCGCGATTACGCGAAGTGATTCAGGCGGCGCGCGCTCAGCGCGTGCATCTGCTTGTGACGCCGGAATTGGCTCTCTCGGGATACAGCCTGGAGGACCGGGTGTTTTGGCCTGACATCGCCCGCCGCAGTTGGCAAACACTCGAGGACCTTGCCGCGGACGCCAAAGGCATAGCATTCTTCGCTGGTCTTCCCGTGTGCATGGGAGCGATGATGTACAATGGTGCCGCGCTGGTGCACGATGGGGCGGTGCGCGGAGTTATCTTGAAGAAGTATCTGCCGACGTACAGCATCTTCTACGAAGGACGCAACTGGACCGCATGGCGCCAGGGCGTTACGGAAATACATGGTGTGCCGGCGGGCGATCTCGTGTTCAAACTCCCCTTTGGATGCGTAAGCGCCGAAATCTGCGAAGATCTGTGGTCAAGCAACCAGCCCGCGGGCGAGCGTGTGCGGGCGGGGGCGGAGATCATCTGCAACGGG
The window above is part of the Candidatus Hydrogenedentota bacterium genome. Proteins encoded here:
- a CDS encoding glycoside hydrolase family 28 protein, producing the protein MISRTLFLRLLAITLVAGSPESQREALEAPSPVVVRVQEFGAVGDGTALDTAAIQKAIDACTAAGGGTVYFSPGVYLSGSVFLKDNVRLLLEANAVLRGSARPEDYPPAVRQDPDAPSFGIPEVVGGGFLIYGEGVQNVSIEGRGTIDGQGSKFWFEEMLSAMVRKPMPNRPRALIAIVKGDSLRVRDVTLANSSCYTLWTIGCNNVTIDGITIRNPHDGPNTDGIDIDCCSDVRIANCSIDGGDDAIAIKSDAGLLGEDKPCENITVTNCVLCSVPACGVRIGYEGDSIIRNCSFSNLTIFDTDIGLDIVSILPGRPNIVRGTRCENITFNNVVMRNVNQALYFWMGNETGEQSQVHLKNILVSNVIAQSRYGSYVGGFDKKHCENVTLSNIQFLLTGDMPEGAAPAASGVWGAPANPYALYCARVDGLRIQDVDIDLRAARGAWRYGLFCDEVYGAALSNIRTRGLVSLPAQAAIGLKGTSASVRDCDAEPGIPAFLHAVQSSRMFVSGCDLSQAQKTVIRDEDSTLVASDAETAATP
- a CDS encoding neutral/alkaline non-lysosomal ceramidase N-terminal domain-containing protein codes for the protein MKAGFASRCITPLLGKEVPGLFEKRYAQGVHDDLFVRAAVVDDGKTSIAMVQCDTIKISVAMTARARKMAEALCGIPGKNCFLSATHTHSGGPVFGSFISEADTEYQDFIADQAAHAIAEAYRVRRPVRVGTGACPAEGVAFNRRFVMKDGSQITHPGKMNRDIVAPAGPADPTVTVVGFCPADETEPIGAIVNFACHATHMNGVLYSADYPKYVVDTLRAIYGEEFGVVYLNGACGDVTQVDNQSPRPGEFGEYWCKRTGRSVGAAALQALAKLDYFTKATVDAAARSLLAPIRKSTPQQVRAAREMARKFAPDPKNIDTIYAHCLLQVEKMRRARPKERLEIMGVRIADACFWGVPGEYFQEFAQNVRQKSEFPHTCCVELANGYFGYICTEEAFKGGGYEIRTAPSSYLAEDTGRRIQKTGERVVALLYDAGRIEIARLPEKRAWESQDDDDALGGIHQIKKKP
- a CDS encoding DUF1732 domain-containing protein, with the translated sequence RARIQELASDVSITEERIAIEVALLADKGDVTEETVRLKTHLAHMEELLESDEPVGRRLDFLSQEIQREVNTLGVKTRDCEVAKYVLDMKSELEKIREQVQNVE
- the gmk gene encoding guanylate kinase, coding for MGAAKKGDVFVLSSPSGAGKSIILSRARLADPAILVSVSATTRSPRKGETDGCDYYFLSHAEFMRRVDGGEFLEWAEVHGNLYGTLRSEMDRLAASGQDAVLEVDVQGAASLRALGCAIVSVFIMPPSLEELERRLRQRGTDTAEVIALRVKNARGEMARYKEYDFVIVNDDLDTAVADFQAIIRARRCRAERFECRLEDGGEASRAKV
- the rpoZ gene encoding DNA-directed RNA polymerase subunit omega, producing MARMYSPEDFAGKTDSLYRLVLAAARRAAQLSKPDARPLVPVRSKKPTVVALEEILEGKVAVGEASTDEEGYFD
- the coaBC gene encoding bifunctional phosphopantothenoylcysteine decarboxylase/phosphopantothenate--cysteine ligase CoaBC, translating into MKRATSTKEIVLGVTGSIAAYKACDIASRLVENGYTVTPVLTASAQRLVGPATFEALTGRRVITGMFEPFANPEIEHIAVAQRANLFLIAPATANIIAKAARGIADDWLSTTLLATRAPIVFAPAMNTNMYNHPATQENIKILKSRGCRFVGPGTGKLACGAVGIGRMLEVSRILEAVEIALHETKDLAGLFVVLTAGGTREPIDPVRFIANRSSGKMGRALAMEAMKRGARVTVIAGHMDVPPPEGAEVIVAETASSMAEVALSLAQDADVFVGAAAVGDYRVESPATTKHKRSGLGVQVDLVENPDVISQVSAVKRDGQVVVGFAAETDDLIKNAKTKLKKKKLDLIVANRVDMADSGFGTDTLRGSLIDADGNVEDLDLVSKEDVARILFDRVSGLLD
- a CDS encoding Gfo/Idh/MocA family oxidoreductase; amino-acid sequence: MKPPLGIGVLSFAHGHVGMYADVMKDFPDVRLISAYDDNAERARPICARTGMQYESTVDGVLADARVQAVMIGSETSRHAELCIAAAAAGKHILLQKPMAMTLDECDRMNDAAAASNIILAMAWQMRHDPANIKMRELVRTGALGSIGVVRRRHCIPVLFSEAFINGPTNWHIRAETNIGMFADDAAHPIDWLCWTFGKPVSVMAEIDNVLTSVAPDDNGIALFRLENGAMAAIFNSSTVDAGECTTEIYGDKGMLIQNYGDGPSCSVPGCPDGHALKLFRYDTRAWQTFDIPKPASQGDRIAAVPRPWVDNLLNGTPPAATGKDGRIALELVLAAYESAKEGRRIALTP
- a CDS encoding nicotinamidase, which produces MEEVIRVQATDALIVVDIQKDFCRGGALAVEDGDAVVPVLNRLIPKFGCVVFTRDWHPVNHCSFDDEPRFEDKSWPPHCVADTPGAEFHKDLKLPSHAIVINTATEPDEEAYSGFHGTELKERLNERGVARVFVGGLATDYCVKYTVLDAIREGFEVVLVEDACRGIDIPRGTAAEALAEMRQTGAVLVRAEDVK
- a CDS encoding nicotinate phosphoribosyltransferase is translated as MPAKPWCQREGLALLTDLYELTMVAGFWKERRADQRVCFEYFFRRLPPNAGFAVAAGLGPFLQYLENLRFSDEDIAYLDTLGLFDEAFLGYLRGFSPSLTVRAAPEGSLVFPYEPIVQVEGRILEAQLVETALLNTLNYQTLIATKAARICLAAEGEPVMEFGLRRAHGPDGGLSGSRAAYVGGCASTSNVLAGKIYDIPVSGTHAHSWVMSFPSELEAFRAFARNYPDRCVLLVDTYDTLRSGVPNAITAFKELHANGHKTRPAIRLDSGDLAKLSKLAHGMMTESGFTNPLIVASNDLDEDLIADLKRQGAKINAWGVGTHLITSGDCPALSGVYKLVAVADGETWRPRIKISSNIDKATDPGRKHPVRFFDSQGHPVGDVLYTNGEPISRTGDIEGRRRSDPHIRARILHAARGEDLFETYVERGERKIAQPPLADIRERAQRGIASLPDEFKRLRNPEIYRVMLSESVGRGKAELLENPDLA